The following are encoded in a window of Passer domesticus isolate bPasDom1 chromosome 30, bPasDom1.hap1, whole genome shotgun sequence genomic DNA:
- the LOC135287704 gene encoding olfactory receptor 14J1-like produces MSNSSSISHFLLLALADTRQLQLLHFCLLLGISLAALLGNGLIISAVACGHHLHTPMFFFLLNLALSDLGSICTTVPKAMHNSLWNTTTISYTGCAAQVFLLIFFLGSELALLTILCYDRYVSICKPLHYGTLLGSRACAHMAAAAWASAFLYSLLHSANTFSLPLCHGSALGQFFCEIPQILKISCSQSNLREIWLLAFSSCLGFGCFVFIVFSYVQIFRAVLRIPSEQGRHKAFSTCLPHLVVVSLFLSTAIFAHLKPPSISSPSLDLALSVLYSVVPPALNPLIYSLRNQELKAAVWRLMTGWFQKH; encoded by the coding sequence atgtccaacagcagctccatcagccacttcctcctgctggcattggcagacacgcggcagctgcagctcctgcacttctgcctcttgctgggcatctccctggctgccctcctgggcaacggcctcatcatcagcgccgtagcctgcggccaccacctgcacacgcccatgttcttcttcctgctcaacctggccctcagcgacctgggctccatctgcaccactgtccccaaagccatgcacaattccctctggaacaccaccaccatctcctacacaggatgtgctgctcaggtTTTTCTGCTTATCTTCTTCCTTGGATCAGAGCTTGCCCTCCTGACCATCCTGTGCtatgaccgctacgtgtccatctgcaaacccctgcactacgggaccctcctgggcagcagagcttgtgcccacatggcagcagctgcctgggccagtgccttcctctattcactgctgcactcggccaatacattttccctgcccctgtgccatggcagtgccctgggccagttcttctgtgaaatcccccagatcctcaagATCTCCTGCTCACAATCAAACCTTAGGGAAATCTGGCTTCTTGCTTTTAGTTCCTGTTTAGgatttggttgttttgtgttcattgttttctcctatgtgcagatcttcagggctgtgctgaggatcccctctgagcagggacgccacaaagccttttccacctgcctccctcacctggttgtggtctccctgttcctcagcactgccatATTTGCCCACCTGAAGcctccctccatctcctccccatccctggatctggccctgtcagttctgtactcagtggtgcctccagccctgaaccccctcatctacagcctgaggaaccaggagctcaaggctgcagtatggagactgatgactggatggtttcagaaacattaa